Genomic window (Muntiacus reevesi chromosome X, mMunRee1.1, whole genome shotgun sequence):
CTTTGCAACCCCCTTCATCCCAGCTGCACTGGATACTTTGtcattctttgggcttccctggtagctcagctggtaaaaaatccacctgcgatgcaggtgACCCCGAATTAGTAAATACTGACTACACAACCATTAGTTGATTCAGGGGAAACTCTAAATTGTGAAGGACTATGGAATAAAggagcatttttgttttgttattatttaccTAGAGAGATAAGTCTGATCTAGATTCTTGGATCTGGATTCAGGGTAGGAAATGGATGGCAAAGAAACTATCATGGTGGCCCAGTAGCCTGAGGTTTTGGACTCTGTGTGCTCACTGAAGTGTAAGAAGGTGATATACGCATTTCTTACGGCAGGAATCACCATCTCCAGAAATAGGTTTTCCTGATAAGTAGTCTCCTCACAGCTGCCTTCATGTCCTTGTTCCTTAGACTATAGATGAAGGGATTCATCATGGGAGTCACCACTGAATACATGACGGCAGCCAACTTATCCCTTTCGGCTGAGTAGGCAGAAGAGGGAAGAAAGTAGACCCCACCGATAGATCCGTAGAAGAGGGACACAGCTAAGAAATGGGAGCCACAAGTGGAGAATGTTTTCCACTTCCCCTTGGCTGAAGGAATCCTAAGTACAGTGCAAACAATAAGGCAATAGGAGACACAGATGAAGGTGAATGGAATGAAGATAACTGATCCCCCAATTACTAGGACTGTCAAGTCATTGATCTGAGTGTCTGAACAAGCCAGCCTTAAAATGGGTTCCAGGTCACAGAAGAAGTGAGGAATTTCTCTCTGATCACAGAAATTCAAGAGGCCCAGCAGACCGAGATGAAGTACTGAAACAAGATTACAGACAACGAATGGAGTCACTACCAACAGGGCACAACGCTTCAGACTCAGTAACGCAGCATAGTGTAATGGGCGACAGATGGCAACGCACCGGTCATACGCCATGGCTGCCAAGAGGAAATTGTCCAGGTCCACCAGCAACATAAAAAAGTACATTTGGGTAAGACATCCTGCAAAGGAGATGACTGGGCTCTGGCTTTGGATGTCTGCCAACATTTTGGGGACTGTAGTAGATATGAAGCAGATGTCGGTGAAGGATAGACTGgcaaggaagaagtacatggggctgTGGAGGTGAGCATCACTGACAATAGCTAGGATGATAAGTAAATTTCCCACCATGGTAACCAGATACATGCACAAAAACAGCTCAAAGATGTACTGCTGCTGTTCAGACACCGCTGTGAGTCCCAGGAGGAAAAATTCAGAGATAGTTCGGTTTCCTTGGAGCATGATTCTCCTGTgtctaaaaagggaaaaaatgtgaCTTTACTGTAAAATGGTAGCATGACACAAAAGCTAGTCAGAGGACATTGTACCATATTATAAAAGTGAATCAAGCCTTGGAATTTCTTTTCTGAATCTTATTTTCTGCTTACTAAAACACAAGCTCCACAAGGGTATGAATTTTATCTACTATGTTCAGTGCTGTACACCCGTGCTAAAGATAGTGCCCAGAGCATAGTAGGTGTTCATTAAATATTGGTTGCGTTTACACAcgaatgagtgaataaattaaaaaataaatattctgaacATATGATTCACTATCTTCATGACTGTTATCTGTGCTTTTCTAATCCTATTTCatccattttaaaatgtggataatatCCACTTTATAGGATTTTTGTGAGGATGGCAAGGACACATGTAAAATGCCTATATCTGTATTTTAGCTATTGCCTCAGAAATAGTAGCTGCTATCATTCACTAATTTGGAAAAATCACAAACTTTAGAGGCAAAAAGAAACCTTTAGAGAACATATAGCTGAACCTCTGTCTTCAGGCAGTTAAGTATTCAATACGCATACGATGATTTAACTGATCATGTTTCACTGTTCCAGAGACAAAGACGCTACACTCGACTTACAACACCTGATCCAAAATTTTATCCTTTTACTAATTAGCTCTTCCTCAAATCTTTCTGAAAACTTCCCAGTTTTTACTTCTTAACAAGGAGAAATTAGTCATTACCATAAATGCTGCTGAAGTCCTGTAGGGATATCCACTGAATTAAGCAATGCAATGGTAAGTGTTCTTAACATGACCTTTTATGGTGGAGCTACTTGGGAAAAAGCCACAATGAAGAAAATTTAGGGGTAACACTTTAGCAACAAGTGTTTATTGAGGGCTTACTATGTTGCAGTTGAATTTaagtgctaagtgctttacatcaattattttattaaatactcACCACAACTTGGTGAGCTAAGTAGGTCTATTAAGAATATGTTtcatttgcagatgaagaaatcaagaataaaataatttgataagAGTGATGCATAGCTAGTGTATATTCTGAGCCCAGTCTGACTTCAGAGCCTTTCTTGCTGAACTATTAATACCATGCTATATTACTACTATACTGCTTATGGCTTCGTGTTTGTGAAGAGCCTCACCAATGTTTTAGGCACAGAAGAGCTTGCTCAGCCGAAGTCAAAAAGCTAGTAGATGGTGGAGCTTGACTTTGAATCTTGATGCCAAAATGTTTTTGCCATCTCTGTGTAAGTCTAAATGAGAGCAGATGGACTTACAAATTGGAAGCTTTGTCTTTGCTTATTCCAATTTGCACCTTATCTATGCTGCTGTGAGATCCATTTTTATTAATACACACTTGTTACTTACTCAaaaatctgtatgtcttcattcCATCTTTCCAGTCTAACACGACTGGATTGCCATTGTATTAATTCACCTATTTCTCTTGGTTTGCTGTTTAGCTTTGTACACTCTGAAAAAAAGAGGTTAGCAGAACTAATGAATAGTTGAAGCACAACGGCAGGAGAAATGTTGCACTTACTTAACAACACAATTTTCCCCAAGTACTGTAGCAGGTCTCATTTGCATACTAACAAATAGTTGTGCTAATTATAAATCCCGGGCAGGATCAGTTCTTGTGGGGCCTCTGCTAGGCAGCATTTAGCCATTTCATATGTACAGAATGTACTGAAAATAATAAACTGACATATTATTATAGATTCTTCACTGATGCAGACTATATTAGCAAAATTTGACAGTCCATGTTTCTGATTTGATCTTCAAACACCGTACCAGTTAGTTCAATTTAAGCACTTGTTCTCATCTACTCTCCCCAAGTTGGCACCATCTTTTACAACCAAACACATGAGTATATTCAGCTTTTCAACCCTTGTGGATTCAAGTCACTGATTTGGCACAATACTTTTGTAGTGAACTTGAGGAACAAATGTTTGCATATTTGAGTTGAGAGTCCCTCTCCTATGGAACTTACCTGCATGTTTTGTGGCTATTTCCAAAGCTTTTCAGAAGGAAATAATTccacttcaacttaaaaaaaaaatggggattttcccagccaTAGATGTGAACATTTTCCCTtcctaaaaacagaaaaaggcagaggagagggcTGAAATAGAACTGAAAACCTCAACTGGTGGTGTTGTCCCTACtcttggatttagaaaaagatcACCCTAGGGCTCAAGATACAATCCTCTAGGCTCCTCATTAGAAGCTACTCTCAATTCCATCCTCTATGAACCAAGACCTCCCTACTGGGATATATTGATATTCACTgatttctcatatattttattataaatagaaataattattatatatgaaTAATTTGTATTAATTATATGCATagtataatgtatacatataaattatatatatgtcatatatatgtgtatatatatatgaatagaaAGCAAGCCTATGTCCCTGTTGTATTTTCACTCTAGTTAGAGTGAAATACCAACTTTTGAAGGAAAACTTCACCTTCCTTTCTACCTAATAGCTATCATTTGTATCTCCATATAATCCCATAATAAGCTGACTCGGGTAATATTTGGAGAGCTTTAGTAATGAAAGCAACACCGCAGAGTACTTATTATTTGTCAGGCATTATTCTAAGCCCTTCATGTATATTaactcagtttatttattttcacaataaaatttgaggtaaataaaaatatcatccccttttcacagaggaggaaactgaaaaccaaaaggttaaatgatttgcccaaggtcatacaactaTTTGATGGCAGAGCCAAGGTTCTTACCATAAACTCTTGCTCTtgataccattttcttaattgctgcATTAAATTATCACTTATTAATCATGGGGGATCTTTGGAAGGGGGAAAGGAATTCTGAGAATTTGACTAAAAATATCTTTGGAAATATCACGCATATCTTTCTCCCTACCCTGAATCCCAGCAAATGTCCTCACTTCCTATTTAACTCTACATCCAAACCAAGAGTTTGTGAACGTTTCACTACCCTCTTCTTTCTTAATGTTATTATGGAAGGACATCCTTCCTCTTATTAAAGGCCAATCCCTTCACCTATATTCTGGATTCCTTCCCCTACTACCTTCCCAAGGGACTTATGTTATCATTCAATTTCTTTCTTATATCTTCTATTTTATATCTGgatttttcttttggctttaaAACATGTTATAATTTTTCCTatattcaaaaacaaacaaaaaaaaagagacaagcaAATCCTCCAGGATTCCTTAGCCTCCTCAGTTACTAAACAACCTCACATCTACCATTAAACACaaatttcttgaattttctacctttctgtctccatttcttcacctcaacccactccaatctGTCTTCTGCCCCACACAACTCCACTGAAATAGCTCTTGATAAGGTCACAGTGACATTCGTGTTGCTAAATCCACCCTTCTTGGCAACTCAACAGCACTCACCTCAGATGATAGTCCTCTTTCTTTATATTGCTGTTCTGCTgtttttagttgccaagttgtgtccgacactttggtgaccccatgaactgtagcctgtgaggctcctctgtccatgggattctccaggcaagaatactggagtgggttgccatttccttctccaggggatcttcccaacccagggattgaaccctggtctcctgcattggtaggcagattctttactgctgtgtgtgtgtgtgtgtgtgtgtgtgtgtgtgtgtgtgtgtgtatgtatatatatatgtaagtatatacatatataggtatatgcatatatatatgtatatatattccagtagtcatgtatgaatgtgagagttggactaaagaaagctgagcgccgaagaattgatgcttttgaactgtggtgttggagaagacttgagagtctcttggactgcaaggagatcctaaaggaaatcagtcctgaatattcattggaaggactgatgctgaagctgaaactccaatactttggccacctgatgcaaagaactgactccttggaaaagaccctaatgctgagaaagattgaaggcgggaggagaaggagatgacagaggatgagacggttggatggcatcaccaaactcactcgatagacatgagttagagtaagctccgggagttggtgatggacagggaagcctggagtgctgcagtccatggggtcacaaagagactgaaggagtgaactgaactgatagctgacttacaatgttgtcttagttcCAGATGTACAGTGCAGAGATTcaggcatatatacatatatgtatctatatctatatattgctcttatagattcttttcctttataggttattgcaaaatattgagtatagttccctgtgctatacagtaggtcctcttT
Coding sequences:
- the LOC136154680 gene encoding olfactory receptor 1f45-like encodes the protein MLQGNRTISEFFLLGLTAVSEQQQYIFELFLCMYLVTMVGNLLIILAIVSDAHLHSPMYFFLASLSFTDICFISTTVPKMLADIQSQSPVISFAGCLTQMYFFMLLVDLDNFLLAAMAYDRCVAICRPLHYAALLSLKRCALLVVTPFVVCNLVSVLHLGLLGLLNFCDQREIPHFFCDLEPILRLACSDTQINDLTVLVIGGSVIFIPFTFICVSYCLIVCTVLRIPSAKGKWKTFSTCGSHFLAVSLFYGSIGGVYFLPSSAYSAERDKLAAVMYSVVTPMMNPFIYSLRNKDMKAAVRRLLIRKTYFWRW